CTTTTACTCTCATAAGAAGCTCATTTTCATTATCATGATCTACCTTTTTGACGTCAGCAATCTTCACGGCAAGAGTTTTCTACATGAAGAGCCACTATAAGAATAAATTAACTAGatacaaaaacatatatatatatatatagtgagagagagagagaggacaacTTCAAATTTATATAACCTGTTCTTCAGTCTTGTGTCGACAAGGACATTTACGTGCTTTGAATGGGTATTCTTCCTCTTTCCTAATTCCATAACTTTTAATCCATTCCAAAGCTTTTTTGATAGAATATGTataacattttctttcttcttctttacaacAATCAAGCAACTCTTGAGCAGAAAGTTCAAGAAGATCTTTATCTGGATTTTTAGCTTTAAGACCTGCTGCAACAGCCTCAGCAGCAACTATCGCCCAACACATACCTAAGCAAAACAGTATATACTTAATTTCTTGATAATAATAGAATTATAATACTACagaacattttcaaaataaaagaaaatcagatcacaaaaatataatttatgcacaaaatatCATATTCGCTCTGTTTTGAACAGTTCaaaataaaatgtcaaaataatTCATGTTTACACCAGTCATGCCAGAACATACtttattcttatacaaaatttcaTGAATAACGCAAAACAAATAACTGAGGTTGTTTCACAATgcttttcataacaaaacatgcatatttttcaaagtcaacctcatttcatttattttatgcaaagtctaatATAGGAACTCCGCTTACTTGGACTTTTTAACTTTCTGAATTTCTCCACAATAGTACTAAACGAAAATCAATCATCACATATAAAATAGTCATGTAACTTTCATAAATTCCCAACTAAAGTGTATTACAAAGCTTAAACCTGAAATAGTACGTAACCGCTTTTTCCTTAAAAGCAATCTAATACTCTCGTAAtcctaaaatatcatcaattcTCAAATACCACGATTTTTCACTTAATATACTTAATctaatttcaactcaatcaccaATCTATTTAAGAAATCAAAGCTGAGAATGCTGCTTCAGAAAACACGCTATTTCGAGAAATTTTCAGGGTGTGCGGAATCATGCGCGCAATATCTCATATTCTCATAGactatgttaataataataataataataataataataaaaagaagaagctcattacaatatttatatatcctaTTGGTGTTTTTTATAATCTTAAGCCATTTGATAATCTCTAGCTTCATtatattattgatgatattgCATGCAATTGATCATACAAGAAAAACGAGTACTTTTTGAATCATCTAAATTTGTcacaaaaaatgcaaaatgcgtcgcaattatttattaataatgtattttgtattttttgcgACGAAATTAGGTGAtacaaaaagtcatttttttgtagataattaaataatttttttttatatattttcaacgACAGGAAATTAGCCTATCTACTATATAtgcattattaatatataggaGCGGCAAAAATAATAAACTCACGGGTCACAAGTTCATACAGGTGTtctaaatcaatatatatatatataatattcttgcTTGAAAGAAAAATGCATATCATTGTTGACTAGTTAATTAAAATTCCTAGATTCCAATCTAGaaatatcaaattattcaaCCGTAGTCGATCTCCAAGTATTACGTACATATATACCGCGTTCATTGACTTATATTATCTGTAGTGCATGAGCCCCTAAACAACATTCTCAGAATCTACTGACTTGCTGGGATAAATATATACTTTCTATGCATTCAAACTAGTGTGCTAATTTACATtcaattataactataattaataagataaatattttgactacaaagaaattttataaaaataaattaacaaactgatgtggtttaATGTGgccgtcagattgtaaaattgtttttattttaaagtaaatttaatgtatcacataaaattaattatatcaatttgtatatttatttttatgaaatctctttATAACTATTACACTACGCTTAAAATCGGGGTTTTAGACGAGTTTAAAGCTGGAAACCGTTCGGTTGACAACGATACGTGGCTTGCATTAATGCAAACCTTTAGGGTCGATATATTGGTAACGAAGTAAGACTGATTCAAGTCTTATTACAAGCTTGATCAGTAGCGTACTTTGTCCTAGGGGCTTCACCTACATGCAAACGGTCAGAACTTAAATTTATACAGGACCGAGATCGATCGATGTAGAAGCGGTCAGACCCCTTATATTCAACAATGTTTGTAGCACACCCGTGGGTTTTAAAGCGGTCAGACCCCTTATATTCAACAATGTTTGTAGCACGCCCGTGCATGTCATGTTGGGAGTCATCCGATCATCAGCTTTTTTAGTAAACAAACGATGTATTTGATAATGGCGgagttatataaatatatatatatataatatgtaagaGGCGACCGATGATGAGAACATTTGACTTTGAATAATTCATAAACTAGAAATTGCAACCCCTAGATCAGTTTCTAACTGGGTTCTAAGATAAGACACGTACTCATGAATTAACCCAAGCCAAGTAATTGGTATTGATAGAATTTAAAGTAAGATCACAAAGATAACACACGTGAAGTGAAGTGTATCTTACATAGTTTATAGCTATCGAATTAAGTCAATCTTGTAGGGAGTGTCTTCTCTGCTCTCTAGAGACAGAGTAAGGCTTCAGTACCTTCATTGGAGACCAGTGGAGGTTTCGGTCTCACATCTTGTGAGTTTAGTTGTCATGTTATCGAGAGTGGTTTTTTCTTAGTCTTCCTTGTGATTAGGCGTAACTGGagatatggaggaagaggaCTTAGCAAAACGTTGGGAGAGGTTAAACCTCTCAACTGAGGAAAGCACCTGCTTCCATGTTAAGCAGGAGGGGATCGAACAGGAAGATGTAAAAGGTAAATTCTGCATAGTTGGGAGAGCTCTAACGAAGAAGAGTATGAACAGTGAGGCTTTCAGAACTACCATGTCCCACATTTGGCGTTTGGTGGGCTGGGTAAGATACAAGGAGCTAGGAGATCAGTGTTTTTTGATTGAGTTCCAATATCTGGAAGACAAAGATAAGGTGCTAAGTGGGAGGCCTTGGTTCTTTGATCGGAGTCTGCTAACGGTGGAAGAGCTGGACGGAAGGGTGTCCATCAACAACCTTAAGCTTCGCTATGAGCCTTTTTGGGTACAGATGCACAACCTTCCATTAGTAACAATGACAGAAGAGGTCGGCACTGAGCTAGGGGCATCCATCGGTCATTTTATTAGAGTAGAAACTGAATCAGATGGACGTGCATGGGGTCGATGCATGAGGGTTCGAGTGGCTATAGATCTTCACAAACCTTTGCTGAGAGGAAAATGGATGGTGGTCAATAACCAACGTCACTGGATTTCTTTCAAATATGAGAGGCTTCAAAGTTTTTGCTTTCAATGTGGGATTCTCTACCATAGAGGAAGAAACTGCATGAGACAGAGGTATGAGCAATAGGAAGGAGAGAGTCAACCACAACAGTTTGGTCCTTGGCTGAGAGCCCAACCAATGCATACCAACATCTTTGACTGTCGAAAGTATGGTGGCTCCCAAGGTGGCAGCCACCACCAATGGCAACCAGAAGGGAGAAGCACAGGCATAAGGGGCGAACCTGGGTCAGAATACCAGAAGGCTATGCATGAACAAGATTCGGACGTGCTTGAATTGACAAAAGCAGAAAAGTTGGTACATGACCCTGGAGTAGGCAAGACACAGAAGGAAATTGCAATGCAATCTACCAATGTGGACCTTACAACTGGCAATTCTGACTTTCCCAATGAAGAGAGACTTACAAGTCCAATCCCAAAAGTGCCACTAGGGTCGTACATACAGGAGACAGCCAAACTGGTAGCTGACTCTACAGACCAAAACCATACACAAACAAAAGGTATGGATCTGGACCCTGACACAAGTTTATTTCAACATGAGGTAGTTAATATTAAAACATCACAGCAACAATCAACAAGGAAAAAACTTTCAAATTCTGAGGGAACTCAAACAGAACCAGGCATTGGGAAGGGACCAGGTGGTATCACTCAACATGTTGGTTCATGTAAGCACTCTATCAGGGAGGGTGAAACCAGGGTGGGTAGAAAATGGAAAAGGCTCGCAAGAGAGAGGGCTATCAGCACTAACCTGAACACTAGGAAAGCTTTAACAGAAATCTCTAATAACCCTTTGAAGATATGTACTAGAGGTAGTCTCAAAAGACATTTTGATGAGAAAAAACATGAGAGGAAGAATCAAAAGAGAAGGGTGGACCAAACTGAAAACCTTCAACCAATGGCAGTGGCTGACTCCCAGCCCTGCCATAATCAATGAGTCTCCTAAcatggaactgccgagggcttgggaaccctcagtCAGTGAGAATCCTTAGGAATCTTACTAAGGAAAAGAACCCATTCTTagttttcttgatggaaactaagagcagaaaacaaaaacttgagGAAGTGAGGCTGTAGTTGCAAATGTATGGGTGTTTTGCAGTCGATAGTGTCAACTTAAGTGGAGGAATTGCTCTTCTATGGAGGGAGGAATGGCAAGTCAAAGTCATTAGTTACACAAAATGGCACATAAGTGCACTGGTACATGAGGTTGAAACAGGCCAAACATGGCAATTCACAGGCTTTTATGGACACCCTATAACTGCAAAGAGAAAGAGCAGCTGGACCCTACTTGAAATGCTAAAACCCTCCAATCCTACTGCCTGGC
This genomic interval from Carya illinoinensis cultivar Pawnee chromosome 10, C.illinoinensisPawnee_v1, whole genome shotgun sequence contains the following:
- the LOC122278498 gene encoding cathepsin J-like; this encodes MCWAIVAAEAVAAGLKAKNPDKDLLELSAQELLDCCKEEERKCYTYSIKKALEWIKSYGIRKEEEYPFKARKCPCRHKTEEQKTLAVKIADVKKVDHDNENELLMRVKEQPIACGLIVTNAFRELKGGIYEGSEELDLILQGKKKAY